In Musa acuminata AAA Group cultivar baxijiao chromosome BXJ3-9, Cavendish_Baxijiao_AAA, whole genome shotgun sequence, a single genomic region encodes these proteins:
- the LOC135650062 gene encoding uncharacterized protein LOC135650062 isoform X5, giving the protein MAAHPPPPLLQITPRTKTAVHDSDLKKPELITDYTEGSCAVVGTSKTKLAIEKLLRQETFSRYECDRLTKLIKSQVIESPSELVQEGAERGSKDMDSLGDWRSLKQYMELPESFHCSPVLSSLSPRTPAFRKCTPDIHSAAVMEAKKWLDDKKLLPSTKVDPVCGPCTSDTDMLPYDVHDKVVSPVDLAKMYMRSLPFWQSPCSVSSGLKMPVPSKVDFGPDDIPHTTASHSLPPFKDFKRKYCSTRLWGSPNDNRRVRLKLTEKMLESQGPRHIDLLKNIYQNETSKFTSAVDAGSRDVLGAKNFSCTFQAAEISSAPAKSSVDLLVEYQCSEDAPQLPDGKTVKSSHQTSTDNSPSVIIASEPEEAVEAVESTKETACPTISPSDRSETKIEGEPSLPFAFNEDKVISVCIAYSTKDVIEASQTKELEDIVDSDVARESLISASTPMEYGGALMPEKVEVQEGINSTTLGYADDIANLDNNVQTCITNTIPTVSGILEANNTEELNLDSVTKPQDGDIYSEHEAKGLTNEFSTNGGSAELNPASQSFCEEVQSCIHLSNGEETTGNSEETCELPSEAAINKEAAHDMDSIIGKSENGTRMRSVERVLIEREPEPSSHTTVKGGRGRGRGRGRGRGRGWGRRRGRGRGRGRGRGHGSSDNPQ; this is encoded by the exons ATGGCAGctcaccctcctcctcctcttcttcagatcacTCCTCGTACGAAGACTGCAGTCCACGATTCA GACCTGAAGAAACCAGAGTTGATTACTGACTACACGGAAGGATCTTGTGCAGTTGTCGGAACAAGTAAAACCAAACTTGCCATTGAGAAGTTGCTTAGGCAGGAGACTTTCTCGAG GTATGAATGCGACAGACTGACAAAGTTGATAAAATCGCAAGTTATCGAATCCCCGTCAGAACTTGTTCAGGAAGGTGCTGAAAGAGGCAGCAAAGACATGGACTCTTTGGGAGATTGGCGATCTTTGAAGCAGTATATGGAATTACCTGAATCATTTCATTGCTCTCCTGTTCTGAGTTCTCTTTCCCCTAGGACTCCCGCTTTTAGAAAGTGCACACCTGATATCCACAGTGCAGCAGTTATGGAGGCCAAGAAATGGTTAGATGATAAAAAACTGTTACCAAGCACCAAAGTTGATCCTGTGTGTGGACCTTGCACTTCAGACACTGATATGCTTCCTTAT GATGTCCATGATAAAGTTGTCTCGCCAGTGGATTTGGCTAAAATGTACATGAGATCCCTTCCTTTTTGGCAATCTCCATGTTCTGTTAGTAGTGGCCTCAAGATGCCAGTTCCTAGCAAGGTTGATTTTGGCCCGGATGACATCCCCCACACAACAGCCAGCCATTCTTTGCCCCCATTCAAG GATTTTAAGAGGAAGTATTGCTCTACCAGATTGTGGGGAAGTCCGAATGACAACCGTAGAGTCCGTCTGAAACTGACAGAAAAGATGCTGGAGAGTCAAGGGCCCAGACATATTGATTTGctgaaaaatatatatcaaaatgaAACTTCAAAGTTCACATCAGCAGTAGATGCGGGAAGTCGAGATGTTTTAGGAGCGAAAAATTTTTCGTGTACGTTTCAAGCTGCGGAAATTTCCAGTGCTCCTGCTAAGTCATCTGTGGATTTGCTTGTTGAATATCAATGTTCAGAGGATGCTCCCCAATTACCCGATGGAAAAACTGTCAAATCAAGCCATCAAACATCAACAGACAATTCCCCTTCCGTGATCATAGCTTCAGAGCCTGAAGAGGCAGTTGAAGCTGTAGAATCAACCAAGGAAACTGCATGTCCAACTATCAGTCCTTCAGATCGCAGTGAAACCAAGATAGAGGGTGAACCAAGTTTACCTTTTGCTTTCAATGAAGATAAGGTAATCAGCGTTTGCATTGCTTATTCTACTAAG GATGTCATAGAGGCTTCGCAGACCAAAGAGCTAGAAGACATTGTTGACAGTGACGTTGCTCGTGAATCTCTTATTTCAGCTTCCACACCAATGGAGTATGGTG GAGCCCTGATGCCTGAAAAAGTAGAGGTACAAGAGGGCATCAATTCCACAACATTGGG TTATGCTGATGATATCGCCAATCTTGACAATAATGTTCAAACTTGCATCACAAACACAATTCCTACAGTTTCTGGCATTCTGGAGGCCAACAACACTGAAGAATTGAATCTAGATTCAG TTACAAAGCCGCAGGATGGAGATATTTATTCAGAACATGAGGCAAAAGGATTGACGAATGAATTCTCAACCAATGG CGGATCTGCCGAGTTAAATCCCGCCTCACAGTCCTTTTGTGAGGAAGTTCAAAGTTGTATCCACCTTAGCAATGGGGAGGAGACAACAGGCAATTCTGAAGAAACCTGTGAGCTTCCAAGTGAAGCTGCTATCAACAAGGAGGCTGCTCATGATATGGACAGTATCATAGGCAAATCTGAAAACGGTACGAGGATGAGATCAGtcgagagagtcctaattgaacgtGAGCCTGAACCTAGCAGCCATACAACAGtaaagggaggaagaggaagagggcgagggcgagggcgagggcgagggcgagggTGGGGGCGGAGGCGGGGTCGGGGTCGGGGTCGGGGTCGGGGGCGTGGACATGGTTCAAGTGACAACCCGCAATAG